In Tachypleus tridentatus isolate NWPU-2018 chromosome 3, ASM421037v1, whole genome shotgun sequence, the sequence tagtataaaagacgcattgagctatctgctgtgtccaacgcggaatcgaaccctggattttaacgttgtaagtttttaaacttaccactgttTAACTTAGGGGGGGCGACTCAGTCAGTTAGTTGTATCTAGGCGAGATTAAATGACAATTTTCAAACTTGCATATTTTGCAATTCCGCGTACCAGTTTCAGTTCCATTGCTCACATCCGTCTCGTTTCATAACGTACTTTTTGTATAGAACTAACGGTGTATTCGACTATATTTTTCAGCGTCATCACTTGGTAAACTTAATTtcaatctttaattattttttctctctctccctTTTTATTGCTCGCTGTTGATTAAATGGGTCAGTAGCATTAGAATTTTTACCTATTGACTCTTTGATAGAAATAGCTCTTATCTGTTATTTCGCCACGATCCTTAAGTGGTCAAAAATATcgtaaatatttctttctttctctcagCACAACACAGAAAGTCGCAGTCATCTGAATACCACAAATCCAACATCGTGTCTTTAATTGCGTATTGCTATTTATAACGTAACGCTGACACACTTTTTAAAATTGGTTTAACGAACAAACTTAATCTAGTAAGTAACCAATACGCTTTGCTGTCAGGGTTCTGCTTAGTAGCTAAAGGAAGTAACTATTTTGTAGTGTGGATGTTTGCGAGCCACAGTATGCATTCGGAATCTAATTAAAAACGAATCTGGAATCATTTTCTAAGTGATGTCAACATGGAATGACATATATAACCAGCACTATCGTGAAACATGACGTGTTAAAAGTGATACTACAACGAAACATTCTAAATGTTTAAATTCGACTCTAGGTAACGCGTTAGAGGAAATTCACCTTTCTAACGGTATCACAATAAGCGCTGTAACTATGAccacatgaaaatataaatagctTCTTAATAGACAACTTTTAATGACAACAGCTATGTCGCCTTTACAACAAGCTTgacacagaaagaaaaaaaaacagttacaatagtttaaaaaaatgtagctATTGGTATATATGCATACACACAGTCAGACGTGTGGGATAAATTTGTATCGTTGTACTTCATACCGTTAACCATAGATGGCGCATTTActtcaattaataataaaattaagaaatattaaaagtaattttcttataaaaaatgcCAATAACaaaggcctgcgatggttttattatctcgaaatgttttcatattttacagtaatttgtATATGATAAGTCCAAAATCATATCCATTTTTCTCAAAACATCATATGTGCTTTGACATCAATAAATCAACTAACAATCTGAGTGTTCGAGACATTTCTTCTACAACAGGTCAGACTCAAAATGGAGCTCGAATCCTCATCTTGAAACCAAGAACAATTATGGGTATTCTAAGTTATTCTGAAAAGTCCTAATGAATGATTCATACTAAGTTTTTAGTCGTTTGTAAGAGATTTGTGAGTTTAATTTTGTATtcctttacagttttttttacaaatctttaGAAACCTAATCCATATGTTGAGTACACAGCCGAAATACAAATATTCCTCTTTCTCAATACCTTTTAGGAATTGTTATTTATCAATATgcaatttttatgtaatattctgTGGCGAATTACAGTCAATTTTATAGACTTGCATCGCTGAAATCTGAGGTTCAGTAGATCCTTACTGAGACAGAGGAAAGCttatagatttacaacgttaaaattcgggattcgacTTCCCATAGTGCTCACGGCAGATAGTTTAACGTGGTGGGTGGCTTTCCTAACAAACGAAAAAACAAACgatagattatttattatatagttttgcgGTGAAATAAACTTGAAACAGAAACTTGTGTGGCGCCATCTTTTAAACACGTTTTGAACTAAGTCATCACCAATCCTGATGAAACTGTAGAATGGACGGcgactgcctgttgtgaagacacaatttgtagaggacgacgtttcgaaatcttccgcctttcgtcCTCAAGTTTTCTACACTTgcgtttccacaacaggcagttgccgtccactctacaaagtttcatcacgaatactttgcctaaacaatctaaCAAAGAATCACCAATCCTCTTACTATAATGGACGTAGCGTGTATATTAGTATCTTTGTATGTAACCAAAACTCCTCCGCCAAGTACTGTATGGTACCACAaacaaaaaccataaaaatattcACACTTTAGGTATTCAGGGttcaaacaattagaaaaataccTGTATTACGgacaacaaccatttctttataagacaacaatttttaaataaaaagtgctCTCCTCACAACTTTCACGAGGACTTACGTGAGAGTTTAATTATATccttattgatgtaatttttaaatgtagtactgaAAAACTggagttttaaaaactattttttcaataaacggtacaacttttaatatacaaaactttacagtttatGTCGGTAAAATTTACGAACATTTTGAGCTCtgtacattgaatcattttgatgcaTTCACTTGAGTATGAGTACAGAACTTAATCCGAACATTTCTCCCGTTCAGTACTTCTCagaaaaaatctttttttttcagaatatgttcacttttttttccttcttttttcagTGAGGTACGAAAACTACGATTAGTAATTACTGGCACAGACAGGTGCTCGTAGGGCAACGTTTAcactagtaaaaaaaaacaaacagcatggCCTTAATTTTGTCGATCTGCGCAACTCgagattttaaacattataatttacaatgaagctgttttatttatatgtcataggttattcattataaaacttACTAAAATATGAACTTATAATACTCAACATAAAACTTATTAACTAAGATGTCAGCTTTCCACATTTCTAAATCAGGTTCTGGTCCGGCATAGCCACTTAGACTgggattcgagcgccctaaccgagggtcgcgaatttgaatcccagtcttaccaaacatgctcgccctttcagtcgtgagaccattataatgtaacacttaatcccaatattcgctgacaaaagagtagcccaggagttgtgtttgttctttaaatttcgtgcaaagctacacgagggctatctgcgctagccatccctaatttatcagtgtaaggctagagggaaggcagctactcatcaccactcactgcctaCTCTTAGGTTACACTTTTACGAATAAATACTGGTATtaatcgtcacgttataacgcacccatggctgatagggcgagcgtgttttgtgtgacggagattcgaacccatgactctcagattgcgagtaaagcactcttaactatctggccatgccgggcctagagttgtcggtgggtgatgacggctagctgccttttttctagtctttcactgctggaTTAGGGACGGCGAcggcagatatccctcgtgtagctttgcgcgaaattcaaacaaaacaaatctaaacCAGTTTTGATTCTGCTCCTTTGTGGagactaaaaacaaaattaacttgaaACACTTTCTTAATAAACGTGATAAAAAAAGCCAAACTGATCAACTTCCTGTAATTAAAAAGAGCAAATTTATGATGCGTgaaatttaaacagtttaataataccATTATATGTGGAGGCTTTAATTTTAGACATAATTTCCCTGGGCCGTCTTAGATTTGGCCACAGCTAATATCGAACCCCCATCGTTATCATTATAAGCTCCACTAGAGGACTTcgctgaaaagaaaaacaaaacatagcaGGAATGAATTACGTCTTTACCTTTTCCAACGACTactcttttaaaattaaaataatagtaaataatttctaattaataCAACACTATAGGAATTAACGATGGTCCCTGTTCTGTGTAATGggacaatattttaaatacatctaaAATTGGGTCAGTGGTCTTTTAACGATAGAtataattccatttttcaaagCAGAAGACAGGCGACCTGTATgtaatcagtgtgttgtgaagaGAAAAAATTATCGTTATTTGTTTACACTGTTAAATGGATCATATTTTACAGAACTCGAGCCaacgaatatttttgtttttactgaaaagTGAATGCCTTTTGAAGTTTTTTACCTGAATTAATAGCAGTGGGCGAATAATAATTACTCgtgttataatttaataatttaaagaattttAGGTATTTGTAGCAGAAGCAAGTTatcaattatttaatgaaataatgacaTTGCCTAAGGTATTCCCTCCCTACTGGTTCAGGGGTAAGCTTGGAAGCTTATATGACTAAaatttaggtttcgatacccgtggtgggaacagatcagatagctcattgtttaccTTGACGTAGCACAGCGTTCGTGGTTTATTATTGcagaacaataattttataataatacgtTTTGTGAATGTTGCCTTTGCCTAGGCAAAcccaaaaataatttgtatttttactagaagatagcccggcatggccaggtggttaaggcactcgactcataatctgagagtcgtggattcgaatctccgtcacagcaaacatgctcgccctggcaggcgtgggggcgttataatgcgacggtcagttttactattcgttgataagagagtaacacaaaagttgatggtgggtggtgataactagttaccttccctctagtcttacactactaaattagggacggctagcgcagacagccctcgagtagctttgcgcaaaattaaaaaaaacctttaaccGACTTTAATAAGTTTAACCGACTACCTTAATGTGTTAACCATATTTTTCCAATAGTTCAACTCTTTGCCTTTGTGTATGTTATACACgccaacagttttttttaaacctGTGATATTTCTGCAAGTTTTTAGCTGTAATAAATTACGTTTTTAAAGCCATATTTtggaatatttgttttcactgttttcaaCTGATATTTTTGAATGCACTGACAATACGATGTATTATAACCGTATatttaaatgtgatattttacCAGTATTCATCTGAGTCCCTTTACGAACGTCAaacctaatatattttttctaagtgTTTCAACAACTCTGTTCagtttgttgattttaaaaatagtatGGCTATGACTGTGAAAATCTGTATATAGatcattatattgtattatatattatagatCGTACTTTCAAATCGTTTAGTCTGCAGACCACTTACCGGCCCTACCCCACTCGCTTTCGCCTGTCGCCACCCCCTCCCCCCGGAAAAAAGAATTACAATTAATATGAAGACTGGTGCAGCTTTCGATGTCACGTGCATTATGGTCCAGTTCTGGGACCACATTTTgaaaattgtgttttgaatttcgcgtgaaacTACACAAAGGCTAAAGCATACACAACTTGAATGACAATATTCTTCATTGTTTTGAAATTACTTGAATCCTAAATGAGAAGATCTAAGCTGAACTATATTGTAATCGACCTAATCAGTTCGTTATTCTTTGTTTTACTCAGAAACAAATTATGATGTATAGAAAACCTAACTAATCACGGCCCTAACCGTGATGCCGAGCTCATACTTTGAGAACCTTTGATATAGGCATAGAAATCACAagtttagttatgtttgtgtttgtACTTTATGATTAGGCCCagtataaccaggtggttaaggcgcttgaatcgtaatctgagggtcgcgagttcgaatctctgtcgcaccaaacatgcaagTCCATGTGAGGGTCAtgtccactattcgttggtaaaagagttggcggtggttggtgatgactagttgccttctctactacactactatattagggacggctagagcaagtagccctcgtgtggttttccgtgaaattcaaacaaaacaaacaaactttatcattAATTCATTTCCCTTCACAGTTTGAGCTTTGAAAGTTAGGAAACTATTTcgtaattaacaaaaaaaacgaTTGTAAGAATACTCACAATTCTAATAGTAACGTTAACGTGTGCTATTTGtactgttataaattaaaatatgtgtgtaataaaaatatgtttgtatttttcaggAACTCGTCTGACCAACGATGGACGTttcaacaacaattttttttacaaatcactCCAGTTTGGACTCTCAGTGTGATAGGCGATGTTTTTTGAACTTGCGTCAGTTATTCGATAGTTTTATGTAGCAAGCCCCACCACTCTGGTCTCTTTCAGCACATGCCATAAATATTGCTGTCGGCTGAGCATCCAATAGGGTGACCTTGGGGAGTTCTTTGGCTGCGGAGAAAATATAAGGTCAAGGAAAAAACAAAGTGAGCTAGCAGTGAGTGTGTCGGGAGTTACCTGTTCCATTCCCTGTACGACCACTATTTGTTATAGCTGTACCGGGCAAATGATACTTATCTTTCTATTTTCGAACCTCTAATTAGGTCCTACGAAGGTCACAGTCATtactcaaaaaaacaacaaaaaaacatctaTAAGCTTGTCACTTTAAACTCATTTTTATAAGGTTTATAAAacctgttatatttaaatattgtatagaagaagtttgtataattattttaaggaatattataacaaaatattatggaAAAATCTGACGTTATTTATTTTCGAGAACAAAATGGGCCAATAGATCTAAGTCTCAAATCTGTCACGGATAATCGCATTAAGAAACGTGAAACGAAACATTTCGGAAACGCAAATAACCTCAGAGAAAATGAATTCGCGAGTGTGCAAAACCCATCCTCGACAAAATGGCCAAAGATTGCAAGTTATAATGGCCCGACCTCTGCAGTTTTGTCTTGTCCAGCTCAGCCACAAGAATTTCGAGGGCAGTTGGTCACAGGAGATTCAAACATTGAAGATATTCAAAAGCAAGTGTCTCAAACACCATTTAACTTGCCATCTTTGAATGTTCCCTTTGTATCCGTTGCTCTTGGAATCCGATACCCTACGAGTAATCTTCTCCCTGTTGAAACGTCGTTcctgaacagttttcaaaaaccaTCTTCAGTGGAAAACGATAAAAGCTTAGAAAGCAACAGAGAGGACGAATGCATTAAAACTCAAGAAGGAAACGCCTACAGCTGCTATCCGGAAAGCCAGGTAGTCCAGCAGTGTGACTCCGGGTCTAGTTCCAGGAATAGTAAAAGTGATTCAAATACTTTTAACGATGTATTTCGTCTCCCTAAAAACGACTTACTTAATGTATCAGCGTTTCGTGCCCCGTTTTCTTCGCTCCAACATTCCAATAGAGTTAATGGTGAGAATAGTTGTTCAGCTAAATTATCGCAAATTCTCCCAAATGGGTGCGAACACAGAGACATCTTTGAAAAGGAACAGTTGCCAAAGGATCTCTCTATTAATAATTCTCATCACCGTTTGGAAGAATTTGCTAGTATTGCACTGAAATCTGAGAAGTTGCGAACTTTTACTAGGCTTAGAAGGTCCGCAAGCTTGTGTAGTTTTTCCAACAGTCCACTGAAGGAAGAGCAGTACCATGCCAGGTCAAGAAGCAAGTCGGATAGCGAAACACCAGATTCGTCACCTACTTTTAAAGCATATTCATATCTATGGGCAGAACATTCTTTACAAGATGAATATTTAAATCGAAACCTAATGGGAAGTCATAGTTGTTCAAGATTCCCTGAAAATAAACATTCCTTATCAAGAAAAGACAGCCAAATGAACTCGAATTCCTCACGCAGCCCGAAGCCCCTCGTCAGAACAGTAGCTAAACATTCGATGAGTCTTAAAAATCGTGAGAACAACAGATATTGCGATCCGTTTCTGGTTAACACGTCTGATTTCTTTACCTTAGAAGCAGTCGACGCTTCGTCATTGGCTGCCTCCAATGATAAAAATACTCTTCTGATGAAATTGCGCCAAATAACACCGTCCGGGTATCCTTGGAGCGTATACGGATATTACACATATCTCATGCAAATGTACCACAACCACCAAGCCATAACCGGAACACCAGCTGAGGTGAGGAGTATCTCCCACTCTTCACTTCCATCTACTTGTCCGCCTCAGTTTTTCGCGGCGGGCTCTCCTAAGCAGGATAACTTACCGGTGGAAGAAAACATAAACGGCGTCGAAAAAAAACAGAATCGAACTTTGACTGGTAAGCACGTGAAGTATGGAACCGGCGCCAGCCCTTCAACGTTGTTTACTCTTCGCCAAAAGATTCAGGAAAGACAGAGAGCGAAGGATCTTACCGAAACGAGCGAAGTTCTCTCCAATGGAAGGGTTGTCGAAGCTGggaaaaaaccaaaaccaaaacctcTGGTAAAGATGGCCaccaagaagaaaacaaaagtgtCTTAAAGCTTAAAGTCACGGGCAAGTGAGTTCCTAATAATGTGATGCTTCTAATTGGGCTAATCCACCGATGGAAAAGCAGTATGTCTCCGGTACACACAGTAGGTAttttaatgtggctttgctataaaccaTTCAAACAAAATCGAATAGCTTCATGAGAAAAAAAATCCAGTATTCAAATTGCATTCCAAAAAAGTTTTCACAACAATTACTGCGACCAATTTAGTAGCCATTGAAAGTATTTATGTAGGAAATTTGATTTGGATGGTTTTATACATATGAAATAACTTTCCAATATTTTTGGTATGTATTTACCGAAAATCTGCTTTGTGTTTtgcaatgtttaaaatttttatatgcGTACAAAAATTCCGTTCATCAAAGTAAGGGTGAATAGAGGTTTTtcgaactttaaaatattttgtaccacCGGGTGAAAGATGacattatttttgtaactgtTCTGTTTTAACGCGTTTTGTGAACTATTCCTTCACATGTGTTGTGTATAAATATGTTGGATAATCCGATTGACAAAGTTTTAGTAATACAGTCGACATTTTGAACTAATGAAAAAACATGTCTCAAATTTTCAAGGTTTTTGCATTTGTAATTTGTAGTTCTTTTCCGTTGTCAGAAGTGGTTTAAGTTagggtgtgttttgaattttttgtttatacGTAATGTACAtcgtgaaaatgtttttattctcatATATCTAATATTCCAAGCATATCTACAGATCAACTAATatgcatttaaatatatttttgtgtgactacgaaataaaaaaaagaaatacactttgttatatatacacatcCTATGTTTTATGATGCGAAAAAAAACACGTCCACTTTTATTTTGCGCGCATAGTTTTTAGGTGAAACCTAATTATCATCCACAAgacgataaataaataaaaataaataaaacacaattctCAATCAGGCTCAGATGTCTATTAGAAATACTTCTGTGTACTATATATACGCTCCCCAATGTCTCAACACCAAGTTTGAGAGGTGAACACTCGCTGTGGACACAGTACAAATAgccagcccattatgtagcttcgtgcttaataacaaacaagctaTCGTAATGTGCACTAGAAAGTGGCAGAATTAGTGGTGTTCGCTAGATGCCTACCATCTGATCCATCACagttaaattaaggacagctaggtagataaccctcgagtagctttgctctaaattcaaacacaaacaaactgtagatattagtaaaattattagaTATAATGAAATTGAATAATGCGACACCTGCTGGGCTAGAGTTGCaattcatttgtaaaatatttatttttagatttacaTTTAATGGTAGCCCGGTGTGGCCTGGTGGtttgggcgcttgactcgtaacctgagagtcgcagtttcgaatctctcatcccaccaaacatgctcgcc encodes:
- the LOC143247266 gene encoding uncharacterized protein LOC143247266, which encodes MEKSDVIYFREQNGPIDLSLKSVTDNRIKKRETKHFGNANNLRENEFASVQNPSSTKWPKIASYNGPTSAVLSCPAQPQEFRGQLVTGDSNIEDIQKQVSQTPFNLPSLNVPFVSVALGIRYPTSNLLPVETSFLNSFQKPSSVENDKSLESNREDECIKTQEGNAYSCYPESQVVQQCDSGSSSRNSKSDSNTFNDVFRLPKNDLLNVSAFRAPFSSLQHSNRVNGENSCSAKLSQILPNGCEHRDIFEKEQLPKDLSINNSHHRLEEFASIALKSEKLRTFTRLRRSASLCSFSNSPLKEEQYHARSRSKSDSETPDSSPTFKAYSYLWAEHSLQDEYLNRNLMGSHSCSRFPENKHSLSRKDSQMNSNSSRSPKPLVRTVAKHSMSLKNRENNRYCDPFLVNTSDFFTLEAVDASSLAASNDKNTLLMKLRQITPSGYPWSVYGYYTYLMQMYHNHQAITGTPAEVRSISHSSLPSTCPPQFFAAGSPKQDNLPVEENINGVEKKQNRTLTGKHVKYGTGASPSTLFTLRQKIQERQRAKDLTETSEVLSNGRVVEAGKKPKPKPLVKMATKKKTKVS